The window CGGGGTGCGTCAGTGGCAACGGAAGGGGTCTGATCTTCAGCGGGACCGTTTCTGCATCCCGCGGCCTGCTGTCGACCGTCGTAACCGGCGGCCTCACTGTCGGGCGCTGATCGTCGACGTCGGCCACTCTGGTTCCTCTCTCACGGGTACACCCGCGTCTTCGTGGCCGTAGGTCGAGTGGTCGAACGAGGTCGAGATCCAGGTACGCACCACGCGGGCCACGAAGAAAAGGAATCCTGGGATCTCACCCGATCCGCATTGACCTGACCGCTCCCGGTCCCGAGAAAAACTCGTTTTGACCAGGCCATTAACGCCCACCGGCAGTGAGGCGTACATCAGACCGCGGGCTGATCTATTGTGGGAGCGTAAGACCAGCGCTGTAGGCGTCCTGGCGGTTCAGCCACGGCGCTGGTCAGTCGTCGATCCACGGTGCCGCGGAGCCACCGATCCAGCGGCCGCCACGGATACGCGTGGTCGGCGATGGCCGATCAGTTATCCGTCCGGCGAGGTCGAAGACCGCGGGGATCTCGAAGGCGGCCGGCTCCGGCTTCAACTGCCGCGGCAGCACCGCCCCGGCGCGGACTGTGTGGGTGACGCCGTCGGCCGGCGGCCCGTCGGTCGTCAGATGGGACGGGACAGGTAGGAGCCCGACGGAACCGCCGCCAGGAACTCGGTCAGCAGATCATCGCCGCCGCCGTGGCCTGCTCCGACGACAGCGCGCGGCGATCGGAGCCGGGCCTTCCTCACGCGTGACCGCGCCGGCCGTGATCCCTTCTTACGGCGAGGCGGCCGGGCGGCGTGGCGTTGGGGCGCGAGTATCCGTGGTCAGAAGTTGATGACTCCTCGTTGGTAGATGAAGTCGATCGAGGCGAACTGCTCTCCGAGCCGTTTCAGGGACTGGTCCACGAGCACGATGGTCACCGAGTGGTATTCGCGGTTGTCGCCGATCGGGTTCGCCCGAGGAATGCTGTCCAGGACCAGCGCGGGGCTTTTCGTGACCCACACCTTCGCCTGTCTGAGGAACTGCTCGCGGGAGCAGGTGGGTAGGTTTCGGCAGGACTCCGGGACGAGCTTCAGCACGTTCTGGCCCGGCCGGATGGTTGGCTGGTCCAGGAATACCGCGAACTGGTCGCCCGGCCGCGCCAGGTTCCCCGCGGTCCACGTGATCTTCATGGGCAGTTCCGACACCGTCGACGAGGCGCCCGGGCTGGTGATGCGGATCTGCCCGGCGGTGAAGACCAGACCGGTGACGCGGCAGCCGGTGAGGACACCGGCCGCCACGACCAGCGCGAGAGCCAGGGCGGAAGCCCTGATGCGCGACCGCGCGTTCCGGTGGATATCTGTCTGCTGTCGTGCCGTCATGCCGTCGCACTCCCGCGCCTGGAGGTCGTGTCGCGCTGCGTCGCCGTCGGGCGGATCCGCCCTTGCGTCGGGTTTCGTGTTCATCTAGACGGTCGGGGCGATCGCCGTGGAGGGCTGCTCGGAGGCGGTCTCGACCGCGGCCGGTCGGGGTACCGACGACGAACGGTGGAGCACGGTCGCGCTGGCCCCGAGATAGGCGTCTATCACGAGCGGATCGGCTTGGACCTCGTCCGGTGATCCGTCCGCGATCACCGTTCCGACATCCATGACGACGACCCGGTCAGCCATGCCCATGATGAGCGGGATGTCGTGCTCGATGACCAGCATGGTCAGGTCTAGTTCGTCCTTGAGCCGGCGAAGGAGGACGCCGAGCGCTTCGGTCTCGCGCTGGGCGACGCCGGAGGACGGCTCGTCCAACAGCAGCAGCGTCGGCGCCAGGGCGATCATGCAGGCCAGCTCGGTGATCCGCCGAGTGCCGGTCGACAGTTCCTGGATCTGCTTGGCCCGGTAGGACCCGAGCCCCATGATGTCCACCAGGTCGCTCGCTCGTCGGGCCTTCTCCTTTTCCGTCCCGGGCAGGCCGAGGACCGAGAGCGAGAAGCTGGTGGCCAGGCGCGGCTCGAACGCGAGTCGTACCGTCTCGGCGACGGTGAGCGTCGGGAACAGGGCGGCGTCCTGGAAGGAGCGGATGAGTCCCAGCCTGCCCCGCCGCTCGGGGCTTAGCGAGGACACGTCGTCGCCGTTGAAGTGGACCTGGCCCTGGTTCGGGCGGGTGAATCCGCTGATCAGCTCGAAGGTGGTCGTCTTGCCGGCACCGTTGGGGCCGATGAGGCCGACCACCTCTCCCTGGTGGACCGAGAGCGAGACGTCCCGCACGGCGGCGATGCCGCCGAAGCTCTTCCGTAGGCCGCGGACGTCCAGCAGCGCGGTGTGCGGCCTGGCCGGGGCCTGGCGAGGTTCCACGACCACGGCGAGTCTGCCGGCGCGCGCGCTCTCGGAGAGGATCGGCTTCTCGGTGTCGATGTCGAGGCCGTGGCGGGCCGCGGCCCACCGGACGTAGCGCGTTCGCAGCGGTTCGAGTCCCTGCGCGATGCCGCCCGGAAGGTAGAGGATGAGGATCAGCCAGCCGAGGTCGGTCGCGGCGATGCCCGCCGCGTCCAACGGGAGGAAGCGCGGCAGGCCGATGACGTAGAACGCGCCGATCAGCGGTCCGATCAGGAGTCCGACTCCACCAATGACCGTCATGGCGACGGTATCGATGCTCGCCTGCACCGAGAACGTGGACGCGTCGACGCTGCTCAGCAGGTGTCCGTAGATGGCACCGCCGAAGCCGGCGATGAATCCGGCCAGCGCGAACCCCTGGATCTTGAGCCGGGTGACCCGCACGGTGAAGGCGCGCGCGTTGCTCTCGTTGTCCCTGACCGCGAGCAGAGCCCGTCCGAAGGCCAGGCGGCGGACGTTCCAGGCGATCAGCAGCACGATGAGGAAGGCCGCGAGCGCCACGTAGTAGTAGGACCGGCCCGTGTCGAGGGCCTTCCCGAACACGGCGGGGCGCTCTGGTCGCGTCCCGCCGCCGAGCGCCCAGTTCTGTTCCAGTCCCCAGCCGTTTGCCATGAGGGCGAAGCCGAGTGTGGTGACGGTCAGCATGAGGCCCTTGAGCCGGAGCGCGGGAATCCCGATGGCCAGGGATATCGCGGCTCCGCCGAGGGCGGCGATGATCAGGGCCAGGGGGAAGGGCACGCTCGAGTCGAGGTGGAATGACACGACGGCGCCGACGCCGGCCACCGCGAACTGGCCCAGGCTTAGCTGGCCGCTCAGTCCCGTTCCGATGCCGACCGACACGCCCACGATGGCATACGCGATCACCGTCGAGAGGGAGACCGCGCTCGCGTTCGACACCAGCAGGGGGAGGAGCAGCGCCACCACCAGGCCAATCCCGGTGAGTCCCCAGCGGAAGCCTCTGACCTCGGGCAGCCGGGCGACCCTGGCCGGAAGTGGCTTCCAGGACGCGACCGAAGCCCAGCTGCCCTTTTCCTCTGCCCGTCCGCGCGCGCTTCGCTGGCTCAGGAGGACGACGAGGATCAGGACGTAGAACACCAGGTCGGGCAGGCCGTCGGAGTTGGGGTAGTTGAACAGGACGACCTGCTGCACGACTCCGATGAGGACGCCGGCGCCGAAGGCGATCGGCAGGCTGTACATCCGGGCGATGACGCCGGCGGTGAGCGCCCGCAGCAGCAGCGGCGGCCCGAAATCAGTGGACGAGGAGAATCCGGAGGCGGGAATCACCAGCAGCGCGGTCAGCGCGGACAGGACACCGGCCATGACCCAGGACAGGCTGGACATGTTCTGGGTCGAGATACCGGCCAGCCTGGCCGATTCCGGGTTCGCGGACGAGCATCGGATAGCGAGCCCGAAGCGGCTGTAACGCAGGAAGAGGGTGAGCGCCGCCACCGTCGCGGGACCGAGGATGAGCATGGCCGTGTAGGCCTCGTCGATACGCAGGTCGCCCAGGTTGATCACCGGCATTCCGGGAGGGCTTGGCAGGGTCACCCCGCTGAAGGCGCTGGAGTCCACCACCGAGGCGACCTCGGTCAGGAACGCGCCGACGCCCAGTGTCGCGACGATGCTCATGACCGGAGTGGTGTTCCGTAGACGGCGTATGACCACGAGCTCGGTTGCCCCCGCGGCCAGGCCGCCGGCCGCCAGTCCAGGGATCAGCGCCACATAGTAGGGCACATGGTATTTGTGGGTGAGCAGGCTCAGGACCGCGACGCCGAAGGCACCCATCTGGCCGTGCGCGAAGTTGATGATGCGGCTCGTCCGGTAGATGAGGACCAGGCCCACGGCCAGGAGGCCGAACGTCAGTCCGGAGAGCATGCCGAGCACGACAGCCGACAGCGGCAGGTGGAACCCGTGGACCGCTACGTCCGGCAGTGCAGAGATCGATGTCATGCGCCGTTCCCGCCTTGAGAGGCTGCTCCGAGGAACACCGCGCGGAGCAGGTCGTCACGGGCCAGCAGATCCGCCGAGGACCCGTCGAACCGGACCTGGCCCTTCTCCATGAAGTACGCGTGGTCCACGACACTCAGCGCGAGTGAGATGGACTGCTCGACCAGCACTACCGCGGTGCCTGCCGCATTGATCTGGCGAACCATGTCCAGGAGCCGGTCGACGACGATCGGCGCCAGCCCGAGCGACAGCTCGTCGATCAGCAGCAGCTGTGGTTTCAGGATGAAAGCCTTCGAGAGTGCCAGCATCTGTTGCTCGCCGCCGGACAGCGTCAGCGCCGGCTGGTTACGTCGCTCAGCCAGCCTCGGGAACATCTCGAAACATTCGTCGATGGCCGCGTCGAGGCGTTTCCTGTCCCGGCCCAGGCTGAAACCCAGACCTCGCAGGTTTTCGGCCACGGTCAGCGGGCCGAATACGGCCCGGCCGCCCGGTATCTGGGTGATCCCACGGCTGACCCGCTTCTCGGCGTCGACATAGGTGATGTCGTGGCCTCGTAGTCGCACGGAGCCGGCGCTGGGCATTCCGAGGCCGGAGATCACCTTCAGCAGGCTCGACTTCCCCGCGCCGTTGACGCCGAGCAGGGCGAGCATCTCGCCGTCGCGCACGGTGAAGTCGACCGCGAAGAGCACCTGGAGCTGGTCGTACGAGAAGTCGATCCCGCGGCACGCGAGCAGGGGTGCTTTCTGCCGGCCGTTGAGGGCCAGATCGCGAACCCCCTCGTCCTCGAGGATCTCGCCGACGACCGAGTCCAGGTCTCCGGTCACGCTCTTCGCGCTGCGTCCCAGCAGGGCGGCGGCGCCCAGCGCGGGCACGACCAGCGCGGCGATCGCCGCGGCGGCCGAGTATCGGGACTCGATGTCGCCGAGGAGGATGGTGCCGCCCTCACCGCCGACCAGCCCGAAGTAGATCGCCCCCAGCGACACGGCGATCGACCTGGCCCGTGGCCGGACGATCGACATCATGACCAGGCTCAGCGCCGCGACGGCGACGGCCTCGGAGGCGAACACGATGGAGAAGCCGGCGAGGCTCACCCAAAGGACGGGGATCACGGCGAGGACGAGGCCGCCCGCGAGGAACACCAGCGCCCAGGCGACCATCCTGACCAACCGGGCTGGTTCCCGCTGCCAGATCTTCTCTCCTCGACGCGCGTAGTACCACAGCGCTGGCAGCGCCAGAAGCCAGCTCGCGGCGAAGAAGGTCGCGCGCTGGGAGGTCGTCAGGCTGAACTGTTCCTTCAGCCAGAACCCCTGGTAGGTGACGACCGGGTTGACCGCCACCCCCAGCACGGCCCACACCGACAGCAGCCTCCGCACGGTGCGGATCGTCCACACCCGCCGCAGCGCCTCCCAGAACGTCAGCTCGGTGGCGTCCTCCCGACCCGACTGCGGCCCGGACCGGTCGGCCCGCATCAAAGTGGCCACCTGGTCGGAGTCGTGGCGTCCGTAGCCGGGCTCGCGAAGGCGCAGGCCAACGAGTGATGCCGCGAGGAAGACGACGCCGGCCACCAACAGGACGCCGCGCCAGGACAGCCCCACCGGTCCGGCCAGGATCGCGACCAGGGCCGGGCCGAGAATCGCGCCGATGACGCCGGCGCCGCGGTGGAAGCTCAGCGCCCGCAACCGCACCGCGGGCGGATACGCATCCATGATCATCGGACGGTGGGCGGAGTAGACCACCGCGGCCCCGGCCCCCGAGCTGCCGATCACGGCCGTCATCGCAGGCACCCACGTCACGACGCTGCCCAGTACCAGCGACGGGCCATACTGGAATCCCAGGTTCTTGGAGATCATGATGCGCTGGCTGCGCTTGTAGAAGATCGCCGCGAACTGCAGGGCCGTCAGCCCGACGAAGGTCTGGCGCTGGGTCGCCAGCATGGCGTAGGTGCTGGCGTCGACGCCCAGCGAGCTGCTGATGTCGGGGCCGAGCGCGGTGACCAGGTACGCCGTCGCCTCGTCGAGCGCCGCGAACAGGCTCAGCGCGATCAGCAGATACCAGCCGGCACCTGAAGCGGTGATGTCGGCTCCCAGGGGCCGGACCCGCCCGGCCTCACCGCTGGCTCCGGCGATGAGTAGACGTCTTCCCTCGGCTCGCCGTTGGTGCACCTGAGCGATGACGCCCGACATGACGTCGGGCGTGTCGCCGTCCGGTGCCGAGTCCGCGGCGGCGGTGGCGTGCTCGGTGTGGGCCGCGCTCACGACGCCTGCGTCGCCCGTCATCATGCCCAGGCTCCGCGCGGCGCCGACGGCGCCGGGCGGAAGCCGGCCTTGGCGGTCCAGGACGATGGCACCGGGCCAAGTGGGGCGGTGCCTAAGGACCAGCTGTTGCTCATTAGATCTCTCCCGGACGCTCTGTCGCTGCTGGGTGTCGCGGGCATCAGCACGGCGGCGGTCGCCAGCCCGGAACGGGCCGGACGACCGCCGCCGCCCTGCTGTGCTAACTGGTTGCCGTGAACGCGCTGGCCGGTAGTGGCCCACCGCTGTACTGGAAGCACGTGCAGCTGGGCGTGTACTTCAGGAGCTTGGCGACGGTGACGCCGTCGCGGCGGCCGCCGGAGTAGTCGGGCGGTCCGAGCAGCTCCGCGCTCGGGATGCTCTTCGCCTTCCCAAGTCCCGTCATGGCGTCCTGAGGCGTGAGCTTTCCACCCGCGTTCACCCCTGCCGTGAAGACCAAGAGCTGGTCGCACATGTTCCAGAAGAAATGGGCCTGTGACGGGCTCGCGCCCGAGGCCTCCATGATCTTGTTGCACAGGGCGCCCGTGGTGTTGATCGGCGGGTTGACCGTGTCGGCTGACGGGTACCAGCCGACCGCCATCGCGTTCGCGTACCGGACTTCCTGGTCCGGGTCGGTCTTGTTCCCGGCGTACGCCCGCTGCGCGGGCAGCTCATTGGTCGTGAAGCCCAGCTTCGGGAAGTACTTCTGGGTCGACGCGCCCTGGGTGAACGGCCGCAGCGTGCCGCCCTGGGTATCCAGGAACAGGACGTGGTCGATCCCCTGCTGCTTGAAGCGAAGTACGGCGCTGCTGATCGCCTGCTGAGTGGGGCCGATGTCGTTGACTCCCGACGTGGGCTTCACCAGCTGCTGGTCGGTGATCGTGAGGCCGTGGCTGGCGAGCGCGGGCTTCAGCGACTCGTCGATGGCGCGCGTGAACGGATCGGTGTTGTAGCCCACGAGGCCGATCTTGGAGTTCTGCCCGAAGAAGCCGCCCTGGAACAGGCTGTTCACCTGGAGAGCCGCCGCCCGGTTGAGGCTGAGTGCGCCCGCGGTGGCGTACAGCGGGTGCTGTTCGAAGTAGGTGTCGTCCGCGGCGAGGCTTCCGCCGGCGGCGTCAAAGGCGATGACGTTCGCGGACTGCAGGCAGGAGACGATGGTGTCGGTGTGGTTCGGCAGGTCCATCACGGCGAACACGTGATGGTCCTGAGTGAACTGGGTGCACATCTCCTGCTCAGAGGAGTCGCCCGCGGCCCTGGTCGCGTCGAGCGGGTAGAACACCGGCTGGATCTTGCGGCCTAACAGCCCGCCGTGGTTGTTCACATAGTCGGCGAGCGCCCGGTAGTAGGCCTTCGTCTCCTCATCTGTGGGTGCCGCCGCGCCACTCGACCCCAGCGAGCCGCCCAGAAGCTTGGCTAACGCCTGGAGGTTGGAGGGGAAGGGCATGCCGATCTCGATGGGCGCACCCGAGGCCGCCGACGCGGTCCCGCCCGAGCCCGAGGAGGCGTTCCCGGACGAGCCGCAGGCGGTCATGGTCACCGCGGCTGCCACCGCGATGGCGAGCGCGCCGGCCTGCCGGCCACGCATTCGTCGGGACCTCGGCCTCCGGGTACCGCTCCCGACGGGAGACCGGCGGACCGGGCCGCGCCATCGGCCAAGGCGCCTCTTGGCCTCGCCATTGTTGCCCTGATCAGCCATTTCGCTCCGTCCTCGCGTCGAAGACCTCTGTCAATGTGATGCCGGACACTACAAGTGAGAACTCACTCGGTCAAGAAGCGCCGGAACTCCATGATCGAAACTGCGAGAGGATTCATCCGGCGAACGTCGCATCGCAACCGTGGGCACCGGCGGTGTTACAGCAAGTGCCAATGGCCAAGCTAAGAAATCGTCGTGACGCTCTCCGGCGCCAAGTTACCCGCGAGCACCTCTCGTAACAGTGGGTAGCGATGTGCTGCACCCCTAGCTGGCAGGGGGCGACGTGGTCTACGTCAGTCCTCCCCCGCGCCATCGGGATGCGGCTTCGCGGGGTCCATCAGGTGGATGACACCTCCTCGACCGAGTGAGTTCTCACTTGTAGTGTCGGGTGTCGTGGACAGATCGGGCAAGCCATGTCGCGCGAGTCAGGGTTGTCCGTCACCGTGCTGACCACTGCCGAACAGATCGCGTTGAGCAGCGGTGGCGGCATGTGGACGACCAAGGCGGTCGGGCCGGTGCCATCGCTGTTGCTGGTCGACGGGCCTAACGGACTGCGTGTGTCGACCTCCGAGACGGATGTGCTGGGTGGGCCGACGAGACCCGCGACCTGCTTTCCGCCGGCCGTAGGACTGGCGCAGACCTGGGACACCGACCTGGTCGGCCGAGTCGGACGGGCGCTGGGCCGCGAAGCCCGCGTAGCTGGGGTCGACGTTCTTCTGGGCCCCGGGGTCAACATCAAACGAGATCCGCGAGCTGGCCGTAACTTCGAGTACTACTCCGAAGACCCCCTGCTCACAGGCATGCTGGGCGCGGCGTATGTGGGCGGCGTGCAGAGCCAGGGTGTGGGCTGCGCCCTGAAGCACTTTGCCGCCTACAACGCGGAGCACGACCGGATGCGTCAGAGTTCGGAGGTCGATCCGCGGACCCTGCACGAGATCTACCTGCGGGCGTTCGAGCGGATCGTGCGGGCCGCGCACCCGTGGCTGGTCATGTGTTCGTACAACCGCCTCAACGGGACGCCCGTCGCGCAGCATCACGGACTACTCACCGAAGTCCTGCGTGACCAGTGGGGATTCGACGGCGTGGTGGTGAGTGACTGGGGAGCGGTCACCGACCGGATCGCCTCCCTCGAGGCTGGTCTCGACCTGGCAATGCCCGGCAGTGGCGGCGCTGCGGACGCGCGGGTCTCCACGGCGGTGCGCGAGGGGCGTCTCGCGCCGGCTGTGGTCGCCCGGGCCGCGGGCCGGGTGGCCGAGCTCGCGGGGAAGGCGAAGGCGGCCGGCGCGCGTGGCGACTATGACGAGGTCGTTGACTACGACGATCATCACCGCCTCGCGAGGGAGGTGGCCGGACGCGGCATCGTCCTTCTGCGCAACGAGGGCGATCTGCTGCCCTTGCCCGGCCACCGGCCGATCGCGGTGATCGGGCAACTCGCCGTCCGTCCTCGTTTTCAGGGTGGCGGCAGCTCGCACGTCAACCCGACCCGCGTCGACCTTCCGCTCGACGAGCTATGCCGTCTCACCCGCGCCGACGTCGCCTACAGCCCCGGATACGCCCTCGACGGCGGTGGCGACACGCGCACCCTGCGGGCCGAGGCGGCGGGCCAGGCCGCGAGGTCCGACACTGCCGTCGTGTTCCTCGGGCTGGGCGTCGAACACGAGGCGGAGGGCGGGGACCGCGGCGACCTCGATCTGCCGATCGACCAGATCGAACTGCTGCGGGCCGTCAGCGCCGCGCAGCCGCGGACTGTCGTCGTGCTGATGCACGGCGGCCTGGCCCGCCTGGCTCCGGTCGTGGCCTGCGCGCCGGCGGTGCTCGACGCGGCGTTGACGGGCCAGGCCGCCGGCGGTGCCGTCGCCGACGTGCTGCTGGGACGGGTCAATCCCTCAGGAAGGCTGACCGAGACGGTCCCGGCCCGGCTGTCGGATGTGCCGGCGTTCCTAAACTTCCCCGGTTCCGATCAGACGGTGCTCTACGGCGAGCGCCACTACGTCGGATACCGGTGGTACGACGCGCGGGACCTGAGCGTGACGTTTCCCTTCGGCCACGGACTGTCTTACACGACGTTCGACTACAGCGACCTCGTTCTCACCGCCGCCACGGACGGGATCACGGTCTCGGTCACGGTCACGAACACCGGTGCCAGGGCAGGCCGAGAGGTGCTTCAGGTCTATGCCGGCCCACTGGTCTCGCGCGTGGACCGCGCCCCTCACGAGCTGGGTGCCTTCGCCTGCGTCGACCTGGACGTTGGGGAGTCCCGCAGGGTCGAGACGCGGGTCGACCGGGCCGACCTTGCCTACTGGGACGTCCGGGTCGACCGCTGGGTGGTCGAGTCCGGGGACTATGAGGTCGCCGTCGGCGCGTCGAGCCGTGACCTGAGACTGGCCGGGCGGGTCATGGTCGAGGGCGACTCGGTGACGACTGTCCTGACCAGCGAGTCCACCCTGGCCGAGGCACTGGCCCATCCGACGGCCGGCCCGGTGGTGCGCCGTCTGGTCGAGCAGGTGTTCGGCGGCCACGGGGCTGACGGGTCTGGCATGGGAGTCGATCTGATGAAGTACATCGCGTCGATACCGATCGGGCGCCTCGCCAGTGCCAGCGGAGACGATGCTCGTGACGGGGGCCTGCGTGCGCGGATCCTCGCCGCGATCGGCGCCGACGGGGCGCCCAAGTGATCAGGGGCCGGGCACCACGGGCGCCGCCGTCCAGCCATGCCGAGAATCACGGCCGCTGGCGGACCGGATCGGTCAGGAGTCGTCCGAGTCCGACCGGCGGATGCCGTGCAGCATCAACGCGACAATCTCGGGCGCCTGCAGCGGTCGCTGGAAGAAGAGCGGGCTCGATCCAGTCATCGTCAGGACCAGGAACGCCTGACTGGCGACCGCGGGATCCAGGCGCAGATCATCTCTGGACGGTTCGAACAGCGCCGGCAGTATCTCCCGCGCGATGAAGTCACCCGAATAGCGCTGGGGAAGCCGACCTCGGACCTCCTCAAGCTGCAGTGTGCCCGCGAACTCCCACAGCGTCGCCATCAGACCGGTGAGGATCGTCGCCGCCTGAGTCAGCCTGTCCTCCAGGGGAAGCGACCGGTCGATCCGCGACAACCGCTCCAGCGCGGGGGCGGGGTCGAGCGCGGCCCGAAGAGTCGCCAGCAGGATTTCTTCCTTGTTCTTGAAGACGCTGAAGACCGTCCCGTCGGACACACCGGCGGCGGCGACGATCTCCTTGGTCGTCAGAGTCCAGCCTCGTTCCCGCAGGAGCGGAATGGTTGTCTTGATGATGGCGGCACGCCGGTCCTCCGGCGTCTTCGGGCTGGCCCTGCGCCTGCCGGAGGCAGCGGATTCGTATGAGTGCTGACTCATTCGCGTGAGTGTACTGCCGCCAACGACCCACGCCGTTCATGATCCCACCCTCGCGCGCCCCGGTGGGGCGCAGCGCGGACCGCCGCCAGCGCCACGACTGGGGCGGGAGCGCGCCCGACAGGCCGGCGCCGGCACGGCCTGCCTGCCAGGCCGTCAACGGCCCGGGTCGGCATCGGCTGAGTGGGACGGACAAGGCCTGGTTGACCGAGTGAGTTCTCACTCGTAACCTACGGACGACCTTCCCCAATTCACGCCGAGGTTTGGAGAGACGCCGGTGGACGAGTGGATCATCTCGGTGGACGACCATCTGATCGAGCCGCCGAACGTCTGGACGGATCGGCTACCCGCCAGGT of the Pseudofrankia saprophytica genome contains:
- a CDS encoding ABC transporter permease subunit; its protein translation is MTSISALPDVAVHGFHLPLSAVVLGMLSGLTFGLLAVGLVLIYRTSRIINFAHGQMGAFGVAVLSLLTHKYHVPYYVALIPGLAAGGLAAGATELVVIRRLRNTTPVMSIVATLGVGAFLTEVASVVDSSAFSGVTLPSPPGMPVINLGDLRIDEAYTAMLILGPATVAALTLFLRYSRFGLAIRCSSANPESARLAGISTQNMSSLSWVMAGVLSALTALLVIPASGFSSSTDFGPPLLLRALTAGVIARMYSLPIAFGAGVLIGVVQQVVLFNYPNSDGLPDLVFYVLILVVLLSQRSARGRAEEKGSWASVASWKPLPARVARLPEVRGFRWGLTGIGLVVALLLPLLVSNASAVSLSTVIAYAIVGVSVGIGTGLSGQLSLGQFAVAGVGAVVSFHLDSSVPFPLALIIAALGGAAISLAIGIPALRLKGLMLTVTTLGFALMANGWGLEQNWALGGGTRPERPAVFGKALDTGRSYYYVALAAFLIVLLIAWNVRRLAFGRALLAVRDNESNARAFTVRVTRLKIQGFALAGFIAGFGGAIYGHLLSSVDASTFSVQASIDTVAMTVIGGVGLLIGPLIGAFYVIGLPRFLPLDAAGIAATDLGWLILILYLPGGIAQGLEPLRTRYVRWAAARHGLDIDTEKPILSESARAGRLAVVVEPRQAPARPHTALLDVRGLRKSFGGIAAVRDVSLSVHQGEVVGLIGPNGAGKTTTFELISGFTRPNQGQVHFNGDDVSSLSPERRGRLGLIRSFQDAALFPTLTVAETVRLAFEPRLATSFSLSVLGLPGTEKEKARRASDLVDIMGLGSYRAKQIQELSTGTRRITELACMIALAPTLLLLDEPSSGVAQRETEALGVLLRRLKDELDLTMLVIEHDIPLIMGMADRVVVMDVGTVIADGSPDEVQADPLVIDAYLGASATVLHRSSSVPRPAAVETASEQPSTAIAPTV
- a CDS encoding MFS transporter, which codes for MGHYRPARSRQPVSTAGRRRSSGPFRAGDRRRADARDTQQRQSVRERSNEQQLVLRHRPTWPGAIVLDRQGRLPPGAVGAARSLGMMTGDAGVVSAAHTEHATAAADSAPDGDTPDVMSGVIAQVHQRRAEGRRLLIAGASGEAGRVRPLGADITASGAGWYLLIALSLFAALDEATAYLVTALGPDISSSLGVDASTYAMLATQRQTFVGLTALQFAAIFYKRSQRIMISKNLGFQYGPSLVLGSVVTWVPAMTAVIGSSGAGAAVVYSAHRPMIMDAYPPAVRLRALSFHRGAGVIGAILGPALVAILAGPVGLSWRGVLLVAGVVFLAASLVGLRLREPGYGRHDSDQVATLMRADRSGPQSGREDATELTFWEALRRVWTIRTVRRLLSVWAVLGVAVNPVVTYQGFWLKEQFSLTTSQRATFFAASWLLALPALWYYARRGEKIWQREPARLVRMVAWALVFLAGGLVLAVIPVLWVSLAGFSIVFASEAVAVAALSLVMMSIVRPRARSIAVSLGAIYFGLVGGEGGTILLGDIESRYSAAAAIAALVVPALGAAALLGRSAKSVTGDLDSVVGEILEDEGVRDLALNGRQKAPLLACRGIDFSYDQLQVLFAVDFTVRDGEMLALLGVNGAGKSSLLKVISGLGMPSAGSVRLRGHDITYVDAEKRVSRGITQIPGGRAVFGPLTVAENLRGLGFSLGRDRKRLDAAIDECFEMFPRLAERRNQPALTLSGGEQQMLALSKAFILKPQLLLIDELSLGLAPIVVDRLLDMVRQINAAGTAVVLVEQSISLALSVVDHAYFMEKGQVRFDGSSADLLARDDLLRAVFLGAASQGGNGA
- a CDS encoding ABC transporter substrate-binding protein, coding for MRGRQAGALAIAVAAAVTMTACGSSGNASSGSGGTASAASGAPIEIGMPFPSNLQALAKLLGGSLGSSGAAAPTDEETKAYYRALADYVNNHGGLLGRKIQPVFYPLDATRAAGDSSEQEMCTQFTQDHHVFAVMDLPNHTDTIVSCLQSANVIAFDAAGGSLAADDTYFEQHPLYATAGALSLNRAAALQVNSLFQGGFFGQNSKIGLVGYNTDPFTRAIDESLKPALASHGLTITDQQLVKPTSGVNDIGPTQQAISSAVLRFKQQGIDHVLFLDTQGGTLRPFTQGASTQKYFPKLGFTTNELPAQRAYAGNKTDPDQEVRYANAMAVGWYPSADTVNPPINTTGALCNKIMEASGASPSQAHFFWNMCDQLLVFTAGVNAGGKLTPQDAMTGLGKAKSIPSAELLGPPDYSGGRRDGVTVAKLLKYTPSCTCFQYSGGPLPASAFTATS
- a CDS encoding glycoside hydrolase family 3 C-terminal domain-containing protein; the protein is MSRESGLSVTVLTTAEQIALSSGGGMWTTKAVGPVPSLLLVDGPNGLRVSTSETDVLGGPTRPATCFPPAVGLAQTWDTDLVGRVGRALGREARVAGVDVLLGPGVNIKRDPRAGRNFEYYSEDPLLTGMLGAAYVGGVQSQGVGCALKHFAAYNAEHDRMRQSSEVDPRTLHEIYLRAFERIVRAAHPWLVMCSYNRLNGTPVAQHHGLLTEVLRDQWGFDGVVVSDWGAVTDRIASLEAGLDLAMPGSGGAADARVSTAVREGRLAPAVVARAAGRVAELAGKAKAAGARGDYDEVVDYDDHHRLAREVAGRGIVLLRNEGDLLPLPGHRPIAVIGQLAVRPRFQGGGSSHVNPTRVDLPLDELCRLTRADVAYSPGYALDGGGDTRTLRAEAAGQAARSDTAVVFLGLGVEHEAEGGDRGDLDLPIDQIELLRAVSAAQPRTVVVLMHGGLARLAPVVACAPAVLDAALTGQAAGGAVADVLLGRVNPSGRLTETVPARLSDVPAFLNFPGSDQTVLYGERHYVGYRWYDARDLSVTFPFGHGLSYTTFDYSDLVLTAATDGITVSVTVTNTGARAGREVLQVYAGPLVSRVDRAPHELGAFACVDLDVGESRRVETRVDRADLAYWDVRVDRWVVESGDYEVAVGASSRDLRLAGRVMVEGDSVTTVLTSESTLAEALAHPTAGPVVRRLVEQVFGGHGADGSGMGVDLMKYIASIPIGRLASASGDDARDGGLRARILAAIGADGAPK
- a CDS encoding TetR/AcrR family transcriptional regulator; this translates as MSQHSYESAASGRRRASPKTPEDRRAAIIKTTIPLLRERGWTLTTKEIVAAAGVSDGTVFSVFKNKEEILLATLRAALDPAPALERLSRIDRSLPLEDRLTQAATILTGLMATLWEFAGTLQLEEVRGRLPQRYSGDFIAREILPALFEPSRDDLRLDPAVASQAFLVLTMTGSSPLFFQRPLQAPEIVALMLHGIRRSDSDDS